The Candidatus Bathyarchaeia archaeon nucleotide sequence GGTTGCTTCTTGAGTTTCCGTTCTTTGATGAGCGCTTGGATTCTGTTTCTCAGGTGAGATTCGGGAAAGTCGAGCTGCTTCTTGATCTCTTCTACAGTGGAGGCGCCTCGTCCGACCGATTCCAGAATCCCCGTGTCGATGCAGTGTTGGAGGAGGCGCCGGTGTATGGGGACTCGGATTTTCTCTCTCTCGTGGAGGATTTCTAGGTTGTCGAGGATTGTGAAGCAGAAGTGCGTCCCTGTAATCCTCTCCTCGTTCCAGTACGTCTCCAGAATCAGGCTCCAGTCTGGTCTTGTTCTCCTGATTATGATTGCTATGTCATCTATGTCGCCGGCTCGATCGGTGATGCTCTTGAAGAGGAGGACGTCGTCGAGTGAGACGAGCTTGAGTCGGAGCTTCTCGAATCTCACCTCTTCTGTTCTATCCTTCATCTCGTCGGTGAGAACAAACTTTCCAAGGACCTTCTTTGTGAACAGGTCGACCCTCGGATAGTTCTCCGCCACGAATATTCCACTTGGTTCGAGGCGCCGGTCTTGGGTGCCCATCTCTTTCTCTGCTATTCGTCTGAAGCCGAGCGCGGTCAAGGTTCTAACGATTCGTTGGAAATCGTCTGCGTCTTCCAGGATCAAGTTGATGTCTTTGGTCTGGGCCTTGAGACCTCTCAGGAGCATGTTACCGCCCCCGAACAGATAGGCTGTTGTTGGAGTGCTGATCCGTGCTCCGACCTGGTTTAGCAGGGATCTGCTCGAGTCTGCCCCTTGCATCTTCGGCACCTTCAGCCCATATAGCTCAGCCTTCTCCATGTATTCCTTCCATGGCAGAAATCTCTCCGGGTTCTCTGGAGGCATGCCCTCGGCGAGTCTGCTAATGTCCATCCAGTCTTGAAGGATATTCCAGTCGGCTGCGAGCCCGCGGGTCCTGTCTGGGTCAAGTTTTGTCCTGTTCTTCGCAGCGAATATGGCGCAGATGGTTCTGTCTGTCCGGGTCTCGGACGAGGCGAGAGCCTGTATTAGTGTGGATTCGAGGTTCGGCTCTTGAGGGGGGTCTACGTAGTAGTCGTACGGGCTGGAGTATTCCAGTCCGTATCTTGGGAATAGGGAGAAGCCCGCGAGGCTTCCCCTCGCGTGGATCCCCCTAATTACTCGTTTGAGCAGGCGGCCCTTTGAGGTCTTCAGCACGGTCGCGAAGGGTTCAGCCGTTTCCGTTTTTTCTTCGCGAGCCAGTATTCCTGAGAGGCTGGTTAGCTCTGGATCATCGACGAGCCTGTACAGGCGATCATTTCTTGTTATCGCTCCGAGTTCTGACAGTTTCTGTAGGGCGGGGTAGACTGCCGACTGGGAGAGTCCAGTTTCTGTCGCAATTGCTTGTGCTGATTTCGGCTCTAGCAGTCTGTAGAAGATTTTTCCCTGCGCGTCCGGGAGGAGTGTTTCCAGATTGTATCTTCCGCAGAGCCTCTTGACGAGTTCCGCCTTTGCAGTCTTTGCCAGCTGCAGTGTTCTACCTTTCCGTTCAGCATATCCCTGCTCGACCAGTTCTCGGGCGATGGCCGCTGTGCGGCTATAGCTCATCCCCAGCCCTCTCACCAGTTCTTCCAGGCTGTACTCTCTGCCTGTCAGAAGCTTGAGGGTCCTCGCCGACGTTGTATTCAAAGGAGCAATTACACTATTACAGTAATACTATATAAGGACTGTCGTTTAAACGTAATAAAATGCTCCGGACTTGCGGAGCAGGCACACCCGAAAAACACTTCAACCATGAAAATGATAGCGCTAGTCATCCGGCTCTTGCATGCCGCTTCTTGTCATGGAACGAGGTCGAATCCCGCATGCGCAATGCAAGACCAAGACAAGTATTCTGACGGTTTTTTGGTCCGGCTTAGTGACACTCTTACCGTGGAATAGAACCTAACCAGTATCCGACTCGAAGTTCTCGGCTGGCGGCTTGTCTCCCAGAGGCGTGTCCGGGTAACAATACGGGTAAGCTCGTCTGTCGCATTACAGCGAACTCTGACGGTTTGGGAATACTGAGAGGGTGGAAAGATGCCAGGTCGGAATAAACCGCTTTCCTACCGTGAGCTGATGAGGCGTGGTATTCTTGGCTCCGAGAGCTCTGATGAAGGAGACGAACTGGACGTTGAGCATGCTCAGATAAACAGTGACAGACTCGACGAGGCTCACTACCATCAGCACGGAGGGCGACATTTCCTAGATGTCATTGAAGGACAGTACTGCGGAAAGCTCTTCGAAGGAGAGATCACGGTAGATCATTTTCTCCAGGCTATGGACGATTACGTTCACTCTCATCAGTCTGGTAGCCGGGGATACCAGAGACGGCGTGAGGCCGACCACATAGTCAAGCATGTCCTTTCGAGTTACCACCCTACTCGAAGAGGCTGACATTTTGGACCTCCAGTCGAAGAAACAAGAAGGCTTCCCAATAACAGAGAATGAGATCATCTTACCGGAAGGTAAAGCGCACCACATAGTTTTGACCGAGGAAGAGAAGGCCAAGTGTCGAGAAATATCGAAGAAGATCATGGAGGAGGATCAACGGCTCGGAGCCCAGCCCAGTCGAGGTTCAAAGGACCCCGAGATTCTGCTCGCTGCCAATTATCGTGGGATCTGTGCAGAACTCGCCGTTAGCAGACTCTATCCGGGATCGATCCCTGAAAACTTCAGAATCGATTTCTCAAAACCACACCCTATCGGCGGCCCTGACATTATACTACCTAACGGACAATCCATCCAGGTGAAATCCACTCAGGTATATTCCGCGAAAGAAATCATCGTTGACCCGTGCAAAGTTGGACCCGAAAGAAAATGGCGCTTCTGCGACTACACCTACGTCGTATACTATCGCGATAGAGACCTGCAGATCGTCACATTTGTCCCGCTGAGCGAGCTCAAGGAGTCTCCTAAGGTTGGATTTGGAAGACTGCTCAGACTTCCCTATGAAAAGTTCTGGAAAGGAAGAATTGACAAATGAGCATCGACACGCAGCCGCGCTCCGATTCTGACCTTGATCTCGCTTCTAGAAACGCAGACTTTCGTGCATACGACGAGAAGAAATCTTGGCCCCCAGAAAAATGGCTGGATCTCTACATGAACGAGGGTCTCCGGATAATTCCATTGAATGGAGCCCATGATGCTGAGGTTTACAACCCGAAGAAACCCGGCTATCCAAAATGGCAGAAATACGTTCCAAGTCGAAACGAGCTGGTCGACGCCATCCACCTCGGAAAAATGTGGGGATGCGTCTGCGGCTCCGTCTCAGGCAACCTCTCCGTGGTCGACTATGATCTAGATGATATTCTCGGTTCTAGAGAGGCTGCAATAGGCTGGAGAAAGGAGAACATTCCGCTCCTTCGCAGCCTCCAGACGCTCGTCACCTTTACTCCTAGCGGAGGATTTCATGTCTGGCTCAGAACAGAGAAGCCTAGACCCGAAGCTAAAGTCATATTGCAAGTCACTCGACTGATTCCCTTTGAGATGGACTTGGTCCGTGGAGAAGCATCACAAGTCGTTGTTCCTCCATCCAAGCTCAAAGACGTCGGCAACTACTGGTTCATGGATGACTCAAGGATCCGACGACGAGGAAAATTGGGAATACGACAGATCTAGCCCTCTATCACCACTTCCTCCCCTTACCTAAGGTATTTTCTTATCCATCTGAGTTCGCCGGTACGTCTTGATTGCAACTATTTTCGGACATCTCTTGTAGTCGAAGATGTCTTCGATGGAAACTGTAAAGATAGATGAAGTGCGTTCGAGCATCGGTGGACTCAACGCGCGACCGCAAGCTATTGACTCGACGCTGGGACTCATACGGATCATCTTATGGCCCGACTCTGATATAGATGAAGATAGCATCTAGCACCTGTCCTGCGGATCAGGCCAGGACAAGTTCCAATCTATCTGGAGGAGCCGCTTCCGCCAGTGTCAGGACGATGTCCTTTGCGGATGCACGGAATATGGATGGAGCTGCGGAAGGACGGCGTTGACTAAATAAGGCGACGGCGAGGGTTGACACAAGGTTTTCCCATGGCACTCGGAGCATCTTTTTCATCATCATGCCAAACGTGCGGTTGTGCCCCAGCCTCATGTGAGAGCTGCCAGACCCCCACGGACTGCTCCAACTGTGCCTCGTGCTGCTGCGATTCTACTCATCAATCATGGAGGCAATTGAGAATCAGAAATGGAATCAAGATCGAATACGTCAGTTCGATCTGGATGACGATTGAAGTTCTGGGGTCGGTTGGATTCGGCCTGATTGCCGGAAGCTTCGCTTTATTGGCGTTCGGGGGCGATAGTCTGGTAGAACTGATCTCTGGCATCGCAGTCTTGACAGGTTTGCGGAGGAACTCCTCTAGCAGTAGTAACACCGACGGAATGCGCAGCAAGAAAACGGAACAATTC carries:
- a CDS encoding winged helix-turn-helix domain-containing protein, giving the protein MNTTSARTLKLLTGREYSLEELVRGLGMSYSRTAAIARELVEQGYAERKGRTLQLAKTAKAELVKRLCGRYNLETLLPDAQGKIFYRLLEPKSAQAIATETGLSQSAVYPALQKLSELGAITRNDRLYRLVDDPELTSLSGILAREEKTETAEPFATVLKTSKGRLLKRVIRGIHARGSLAGFSLFPRYGLEYSSPYDYYVDPPQEPNLESTLIQALASSETRTDRTICAIFAAKNRTKLDPDRTRGLAADWNILQDWMDISRLAEGMPPENPERFLPWKEYMEKAELYGLKVPKMQGADSSRSLLNQVGARISTPTTAYLFGGGNMLLRGLKAQTKDINLILEDADDFQRIVRTLTALGFRRIAEKEMGTQDRRLEPSGIFVAENYPRVDLFTKKVLGKFVLTDEMKDRTEEVRFEKLRLKLVSLDDVLLFKSITDRAGDIDDIAIIIRRTRPDWSLILETYWNEERITGTHFCFTILDNLEILHEREKIRVPIHRRLLQHCIDTGILESVGRGASTVEEIKKQLDFPESHLRNRIQALIKERKLKKQPRNKNLILSPP
- a CDS encoding bifunctional DNA primase/polymerase, which gives rise to MSIDTQPRSDSDLDLASRNADFRAYDEKKSWPPEKWLDLYMNEGLRIIPLNGAHDAEVYNPKKPGYPKWQKYVPSRNELVDAIHLGKMWGCVCGSVSGNLSVVDYDLDDILGSREAAIGWRKENIPLLRSLQTLVTFTPSGGFHVWLRTEKPRPEAKVILQVTRLIPFEMDLVRGEASQVVVPPSKLKDVGNYWFMDDSRIRRRGKLGIRQI